The Arabidopsis thaliana chromosome 5, partial sequence genomic interval TTGATTTATACCTGGATTATCAGCCCTGAATCTGATGGCAGCCCAACCACCGGTAGGTACTCCAACGGTGTTTCTCTCAGGCGGGTCAACGAGATTGAACTTAGCAGGATCTTTCTTGGGATCAAAGTTTCCAACACCGGTTCCAACGACAAAGAAGTTGTAGCCATGAAGATGGAAAGGGTGTGACTCAACGGTTAGGAGATTGGTGTCTTGCAAGACGAGCTCAATTGTAGTATTGAACTTAACTCGGCTAAGTCTTGTCCCCGTTGATGTTCCAAGGTTAGCCGTGAGCGGCACACCGGTGTAGTTAAACGCTTTGGGTGGTCGGTCTGGGAAATCAGTCCTGAAAACACCTGAGATGTTGGAGTAATGTGCTTTCAAGAGTGCAGTTTTGGGCATAATGAATGTGATATTGTTTATAGAAGCTGCGAGATTTGTCCCGTTAACACAAGTCGGGCACGCGTTAATGCCTAGCCCGATCGTGTAGAACAATCGCCTGTCGACTTTTAAAGGAACAAGAGCCGGAAAATTCGGTGTGTTGAGGCTCTTGAGCTTTCCGTTATAGTCCAAAGCAAATGATGTGTCGTTAGGCAAAGGAAGCTTTGGTAGGATTGGTAAGACCGTGTTTGGTACGCCTTTGTATTGAAGAATAGCGGTTACTGTTTTGTTGTCTACGGATACAGGAGCGTCCATAAACGGACTAGCTGCCATGAAGTAGCGGTTTGGTGACCGGTCGGTTTTGACTAAAACATTAGTGGTTTGACCTGGTCCGAGTAAAATGGCTTTGGTTGTGAATGGTTTAGTGTAGACCGCATCGATTTCCACCACGGTCATGTTGTGTCCCGCAATCCCGAAGAATAGCTCGTCGTTTAAAGCTGCGTTGATAATCCTTAGAAGATATGTTTTACCCGCTTCGGCCTCTATGACGAACGTGTCTGAAAATATGCATGTACGAAAAAGATTTAATGATATCTGAGATCCGGTCCGATCCGATAACTTACGGTTTAAAAAGGTTTAGAACTTTTACGTTTCTCGGAACATGGAAATAGCGGTCCAGGTTTTCCGTTAATGGTATGAGCATCCGACATCGGAGGCGGTGCACCCAATTGGTTGGCTTGGTTAACCGCAGTCTCAACGTCTTTGTTCCACCATTCTCCTACAgtcaaataaaaaaccaaggcaatgagaaaaagaaaaatttaaggATGGGACTAAACCGAccggttttgttttattttcactaaCCGAGGATTATGTTAGATTCTTGGTATGGCTGTGGGAACGGATACGGTTTTCCCGGTGCAGGCAAGATAACAATAGCTCCGTAGACGGTGGCTCGTAGCCAGAGGATGTGTGCGTGCCACCAGAGGGTCCCGCGTTGTCCGGTCACATTGAAATCATAAAGGTAACTCTGTCCTGTTTGGATCGGACACTGAGTTATGTATGCTGGACCATCTGCCCAACCGTTCCGGTACTGTTTAAGCCCATGCCTGTTAAACAAACCGTTATATTTTGGTTCAGAAAGAATGATTAAACTGGTTGCGCCGGTTTGAGACTTAGGAAAGAGATGTTTTACCAATGGATGGACATGTTGTATTGTACATGGTTGGTTACGTTGATGATGACTCGATCACCTTCTCTTGCGTAAACCGTCGGTCCAGGGAACATTCCATTAACCGTGACAATCGGTTTAGCATTGCATATCCGGCTTATGTTCTTCACTTGAACCTGTTCCAAATTTCAAACGTTAATACAACAAACCTACATATCTTGGGTTTACAATAAACCGGTTTAGTTAAACCAGTATAATTTGTATTCCGAATTATCGAACACCTACATCGAATTGGTACTTCTTCACCGCCGCATCCACCGGAGAATAGCCAAGAAACGCAAGAAGATAACAgaatagaaagagaaaaccCATCTTCATCTCCGGTTCAATTTTCCGGTTTGATGCAATGATGAGATTTTATTTGTACTTAATCTTCTACTGCTTTTGGTTATACAAAATGTTGTGAAGAAATAGTCGCTGGTTACAAATGCTTATATAGAGCCatcatgaaaagaaaaggttgGTGAATCACTCTggatatgaaaataataatgtgaaaacacacataaaataacattattaAGAAAAGCTTAGAGAAATAtagaatcgaagaagaaggctTGTAAGCAACTTTCTGAAAGACGTTGGCGAATCAGCGTAACGTTTGTTAATATTATGGAGTACCTTCGAAGTTGATATCTCAGCTttctatttatgtttttgacttttcgttaacaatgaaaaataataatttcggTGTATAGTTATGTTATCATCACAAAAGCCCTATAAATCAAAGATGAAACTATtcttataatatttctttttataccAAAGACCCCCAAGTTCGAATGAATCAatctattttcatattttttttctttcatataacCGATCGAATTATGTATTTCGAGAACTCAATTAGTATCAgttaatatttctattttattttttatttctgaaaACTTGCTTTGCAGTAACATGTTGCTTAGCCATTCGTTTAGtctgtaaatttattttctttttgagattATTTGGTTCCAATTATATAGTGATGTTTTGGCGTAACGGAAAATGACTGCTCTTTTtgaccattttgtttttgttttcggCCAACGAGATCATATgtataattttctaaattaaattctcaacaaatgtattttaatttacagGTACGAAAAGTTTggtcaaattatttaaaatttacgCTGTTGATTAGTCAAAATCATAAACGTTGGATCATAGGATCAAACACTTTGAGTCCAAAAGCCCATAACGAAAAGCCCATATTGTATCATTTACAATGTTTTGTCGCGTATAatcatattataatttttataatattttactttgtaAGATCATCGCATTTGTTGTGAATGAGTGGTTTAGAATCTACTAGAAAGagaaatgtcaaaaaaaaaaaaaaaaaaaaataccacaaGTTTTTGGAacttttgattgtttgttatTGGGTGATACTATTCTATGTTTCATCTTGGTTTCAATAGCTAATTTAGATATGAATTAGGGGAGACAACACATTGCTTTGGCCAAAGCGAAACGCGTCGTATTAACGTGTCTTAGGACATAAGTAATATAGTCAGGTCCACCAATGACATAGTGACAAATTTTCTCACGCTTTAATTCTGCCACGTTATAAATTACCATCCGCTATTATGCTGAAATATGATATACTATTGTGCTAATGCTACAAATTAACCATAATTTCGCTTTGTCGTATAATCTGAAACATAATATATCTCCACGTTGTATCattaaaatttgagtttttattgcAAGGAGAAAATCAACACTAAAGCATTTTTTGTCGACACCCAACATATATACACCAATACATTTGCTACCCTAATCATATCATTGATTGGCAcccaaaccaaagaaaaaaaacaaaaaattcatagCTTTAAACAATCACGAGAAATAAAATCCAATCAAATCATACGTATCTTATTCTTTAGCGTCGAACATATATGAAATCATTTTATGCTGGCCTATCCAGAACAGGAACTCCTATTATCATCATGAACAGAAACAATGTAGATTCAAGAAAGACAAGATTTTCACAGTATAATATCAACTTTCCTTTCCGTGGCCATgcatataataataacttcTTAAATTATTGCGGATATAGACAAATATGCAACTTTTTATATCTCTAGGGGATAGATTGTGAGGACTAGTCTCTAAACTTTGACCTAAAAGGATTTTCAGTTATTAAAGAAACTAACTTTTAAgtaccaaaatttaaatatttgaaattcgAAAATATTAGCTAGCGGAAATGCGGAAATTTAGTATAAATAGTTTTATAACAATATGCAATTGGTGTTTGGATGACCGATTCATCAAATAGACAATTCAGCGATTCATAGACCCCAACAAAGTTTGGAAGATTGCAAATATGAAgtatatgagaaaaaaatatatcaaaataaaaaaatagaaagaaaaaaatagagaatgaGTAAAAATAATTCACCGATTACTAGACCCCCACAAAATTTGGAAGattgtaaataatatatatgaaatatgaGGAAAAAGAGCGTGTGAGCACCACTTGCATGCGATTGTGCTACTTAACCGATGAGTTAGAATACTGTTGATAGAAAGAGCTAGCCAGAGAGTGGAACACTCGTGTGACCACGTTTCTCACGTGCCTAGCAGACTTGAGAAAGACAATCCACACTATAAAACATAACAAAgggttagagaagaagagagttaattaaaacacacaaaaaaagagagagagagagagagttaacTAATAATAGACTTGTCttgtgtaaaaaaaattattcatttgtttttccataagaactagaaacaaacaaacgtagagaaaaaaaagttgcgACTTTGACAAGTTAGCCGAAACAATGGAGAATGAAGagggaaaaagagagatgacGAAGAAACAAAGTTCAAGGTTTAAGAGCATTTGCGTCTTTTGTGGGAGTAGCAATGGGAACAAAGCTAGTTATCAAGATGCAGCCATTGATTTGGCCAAGGAACTGGTATGCATATATACAACTTGCAAgttctttataaaaattctTAGGTCTTCTTTAACAATGATAAAACGTTCTGTTTTTGCAATAACATCATGCATGAGGATTCTTAAGAAACCTTGTATTTATTAATACAGTCTCTAATTAATAAAGAGTTTATAtgtcaatttttatttgttttctttgacaCAAACCGAAGACAGGATAATTACCAAATtcggttttcaaaatttgatgaaCAGGTGATGAGGAAGATTGATCTTGTTTATGGTGGAGGAAGCATAGGTTTAATGGGTTTGGTGTCTCAAGCTGTTCATGATGGTGGTCGTCATGTTATTGGGTACTTACTCTATGTTTATTCTATAGTACTTACTGCATTAAAATTCTCatcattttttgttgagaGTTATGAAAATAAAGGTAGATAGGTATGGTTTTTAATTCTTATTATGATGCAGAGTCATCCCCAAGCTCCTCATGTTGCAAGAGGTATTAATTGAGTTTTCATTAGAAATCAATGTTCAGTGGATCTGAATAaagaataataacaataatggTAATGATGATGCTCTTTTTTGTCACTCTGTCAATGTCTCGCAAACAAACTCAAAGTTAACTGGAGAAACAGTAGGAGAAGTGAAGGAAGTTGCAGACATGCATCAGAGAAAAGCTGTGATGGCTAAGCATTCTGATGCTTTCATTACTTTGCCTGGTAATTTTtactctctatctctctctccatcttctaTCTTCATTACAAATAATAAAGATAAACttatgaaaaattaaattattgatATTCACTTGTGAAAACTTTGCCACTACATTTAGAGTTCCCCAATGTATATGATGCTGAAATATTATAAAGCTAGATGCATATATGTATGGTGATGttttagtgtttgttttttcccctACATAATGTAATGTTAGTgcttttttataaaaacctttttattaGTCATTATAGAGAGCTTTAAAGAGTGCGTTTAATAAGTAATAACATGTGGTTAATATGATATGTGGGAGATTCCAGGAGTcaaagaatttaaaagaatcaCGACAAATagttttgaaataattaaagtGAATAATCAGAAAAAGTCCTTGATCCATCAACATCCAAAAGCAGTGAAAATAGATGTCGACAAAGGACATCTGTTTCTTATccaatttaagaaaaaatttatgttCGCAATTTATATCTGTAAGATTTATATTTCTGAGCAGACATTAAAAGATCGTAATATGAGTTgcaaaatgttgtttttcttttttgggtaGTGCTGGTATATTATAAAGTTGAATATTCTGAGAGAAACATAATGGTAACTATTGTGATGAGTGCACTAACCTTTGACCTTTGACTTAAAAAGTaccaaagagaagagaaggactACTTTTCATAAATCAGATGTTGACTTTTCTTAAGAGGTCAAAAatgaaagtgaaaaaaaaaaaaaatcttcttgagTTTTACTATACGTGCCACTTGACTAAGTCAACGAGTCCTCACTGTCGAAGTGTCAATCCTCAGGTGGCTATGGTACACTAGAGGAGCTACTTGAAGTGATAACTTGGGCACAACTTGGTATCCATGATAAACCGGTATGTAAACCGGTTTGGTCTGGTATAAGATAATAACCGACATTTTGATAGAGTTagctattgttttctttttcttgcaGGTCGGTTTATTAAACGTTGATGGATATTACGATGCATTGCTGTTATTCATCGACAAAGCCGTCGAAGAGGGATTTATTCTTCCAACCGCTCGACATATTATCGTATCTGCACCAACCGCAAGAGAGTTGTTTATAAAATTGGAGGTATATCGATAGATGATACGGATTTAACCCTAAACCGAACCATACAGTATATCCAAGTCATGATCCCgttatgatttattattttctagtTGAATATGGTATCACTAGATCGAATATCTAAACATGCATTATCTTTGTTTCAAGTTATGTCTAAAGCTGGTTAGACTAGACcgagtttttgtttaataatcaTGAAATTTTTGATTGGTGTGTATTGCAGGAATATGTGCCTCAACACAAGTAATAATATGCATCAAAACTGAGCTCCAAGACGattcataccaaaaaattgtGAATCGGGATGagtaaatatttgattatttcttaGTCAATCTAAAAGTCGGATTTGATTAGGGAGtacaaaatgtaaatttgttttgtgattttataatatatcaacTAGTGCATTTCATTTACATTTTAAGTTAAGTTCATATACGTTTACGTTAGATACTGTAAATTTTTGGTCCGATGGTTTTGGATATAAGGGGCTGTTTTGACATTTCCGATTATAGAATAGATCATTTGCCttcaatttttctaaaaatgttACGTAGACCCAA includes:
- the LOG6 gene encoding lysine decarboxylase family protein produces the protein MENEEGKREMTKKQSSRFKSICVFCGSSNGNKASYQDAAIDLAKELVMRKIDLVYGGGSIGLMGLVSQAVHDGGRHVIGVIPKLLMLQELTGETVGEVKEVADMHQRKAVMAKHSDAFITLPGGYGTLEELLEVITWAQLGIHDKPVGLLNVDGYYDALLLFIDKAVEEGFILPTARHIIVSAPTARELFIKLEVYR
- the LOG6 gene encoding lysine decarboxylase family protein (lysine decarboxylase family protein; FUNCTIONS IN: molecular_function unknown; INVOLVED IN: lysine biosynthetic process via diaminopimelate; EXPRESSED IN: 13 plant structures; EXPRESSED DURING: 8 growth stages; CONTAINS InterPro DOMAIN/s: Conserved hypothetical protein CHP00730 (InterPro:IPR005269); BEST Arabidopsis thaliana protein match is: lysine decarboxylase family protein (TAIR:AT2G37210.1); Has 4676 Blast hits to 4675 proteins in 1444 species: Archae - 14; Bacteria - 3212; Metazoa - 10; Fungi - 132; Plants - 382; Viruses - 0; Other Eukaryotes - 926 (source: NCBI BLink).) — encoded protein: MENEEGKREMTKKQSSRFKSICVFCGSSNGNKASYQDAAIDLAKELVMRKIDLVYGGGSIGLMGLVSQAVHDGGRHVIGVIPKLLMLQELTGETVGEVKEVADMHQRKAVMAKHSDAFITLPGGYGTLEELLEVITWAQLGIHDKPVGLLNVDGYYDALLLFIDKAVEEGFILPTARHIIVSAPTARELFIKLEEYVPQHK
- the LAC11 gene encoding laccase 11 (laccase 11 (LAC11); FUNCTIONS IN: laccase activity; INVOLVED IN: oxidation reduction, lignin catabolic process; LOCATED IN: endomembrane system, apoplast; EXPRESSED IN: 24 plant structures; EXPRESSED DURING: 13 growth stages; CONTAINS InterPro DOMAIN/s: Multicopper oxidase, type 3 (InterPro:IPR011707), Laccase (InterPro:IPR017761), Multicopper oxidase, type 2 (InterPro:IPR011706), Cupredoxin (InterPro:IPR008972), Multicopper oxidase, copper-binding site (InterPro:IPR002355), Multicopper oxidase, type 1 (InterPro:IPR001117); BEST Arabidopsis thaliana protein match is: Laccase/Diphenol oxidase family protein (TAIR:AT2G38080.1); Has 30201 Blast hits to 17322 proteins in 780 species: Archae - 12; Bacteria - 1396; Metazoa - 17338; Fungi - 3422; Plants - 5037; Viruses - 0; Other Eukaryotes - 2996 (source: NCBI BLink).) produces the protein MKMGFLFLFCYLLAFLGYSPVDAAVKKYQFDVQVKNISRICNAKPIVTVNGMFPGPTVYAREGDRVIINVTNHVQYNMSIHWHGLKQYRNGWADGPAYITQCPIQTGQSYLYDFNVTGQRGTLWWHAHILWLRATVYGAIVILPAPGKPYPFPQPYQESNIILGEWWNKDVETAVNQANQLGAPPPMSDAHTINGKPGPLFPCSEKHTFVIEAEAGKTYLLRIINAALNDELFFGIAGHNMTVVEIDAVYTKPFTTKAILLGPGQTTNVLVKTDRSPNRYFMAASPFMDAPVSVDNKTVTAILQYKGVPNTVLPILPKLPLPNDTSFALDYNGKLKSLNTPNFPALVPLKVDRRLFYTIGLGINACPTCVNGTNLAASINNITFIMPKTALLKAHYSNISGVFRTDFPDRPPKAFNYTGVPLTANLGTSTGTRLSRVKFNTTIELVLQDTNLLTVESHPFHLHGYNFFVVGTGVGNFDPKKDPAKFNLVDPPERNTVGVPTGGWAAIRFRADNPGVWFMHCHLEVHTMWGLKMAFVVENGETPELSVLPPPKDYPSC